The Terriglobales bacterium genome has a segment encoding these proteins:
- the ftsY gene encoding signal recognition particle-docking protein FtsY — MIQTLFGGGESKKSGFLDRMKQAVERTRESLSRRLEDVISLGKEIDSNTLAELESSLIAADLGVATSRHVLAQLREKADRKQIKDVAELKRLLKQELLGILTRADSQPRQVVEPPEVILVVGVNGTGKTTSIGKLAHVLRAQGKSVLLCAADTFRAAAIEQLGIWATRTGAELIKTKPGGDPSAVLYDALEAARARGADYVIVDTAGRLHTKTNLMAELEKMSRTAGRLVPGAPHETLLVMDATTGQNGLQQARQFTQSAGVTGIILAKLDGTAKGGVVVAISQELGLPVRYVGVGEQPGDLLPFDAGEFVESLFA, encoded by the coding sequence ATGATCCAGACCTTGTTCGGCGGCGGCGAGAGCAAGAAGTCCGGCTTCCTCGACCGCATGAAGCAGGCGGTGGAGCGGACGCGCGAGAGCCTGAGCCGGCGCCTCGAGGATGTGATCTCCCTCGGCAAGGAGATCGACAGCAACACGCTCGCGGAGCTGGAGTCCTCGCTCATCGCCGCCGACCTGGGGGTGGCCACCTCGCGCCACGTGCTGGCGCAGCTTCGGGAGAAGGCGGACCGCAAACAGATCAAGGACGTGGCCGAGTTGAAGCGCCTGCTAAAGCAGGAACTGCTCGGCATCCTGACCCGCGCCGACTCGCAGCCGCGCCAGGTGGTGGAACCGCCCGAGGTCATCCTGGTGGTTGGGGTGAACGGAACGGGCAAGACCACCAGCATCGGGAAGCTGGCGCACGTGCTGCGGGCCCAGGGCAAGAGCGTCCTGCTGTGCGCGGCGGACACCTTCCGCGCCGCGGCCATCGAGCAACTGGGGATCTGGGCGACGCGCACCGGCGCCGAGCTCATCAAGACCAAACCGGGCGGCGACCCCTCGGCCGTGCTCTACGACGCGCTGGAGGCCGCCCGCGCGCGCGGCGCCGACTACGTCATCGTGGATACGGCGGGCCGGCTGCATACCAAGACCAACCTGATGGCTGAGCTGGAGAAGATGAGCCGCACGGCCGGGCGGCTGGTCCCCGGCGCGCCCCACGAGACGCTGCTGGTGATGGACGCCACCACCGGCCAGAACGGCTTGCAGCAGGCGCGCCAGTTCACGCAGTCGGCCGGGGTCACCGGGATCATCCTGGCCAAGCTCGACGGCACTGCCAAGGGCGGCGTGGTGGTGGCCATCTCGCAGGAGCTGGGACTGCCGGTGCGCTACGTGGGCGTAGGCGAGCAGCCCGGCGACCTGCTACCCTTCGATGCCGGCGAGTTCGTGGAATCGCTGTTCGCGTAG
- a CDS encoding HD domain-containing phosphohydrolase, with product MPARIPIVYLILGVLILVSVGSLGFYYWQVVPPNRERLKTNEKLLQNTVTGSLSDDITQRQNNLRAMLGNLSSAVQVASGGDIAAQKVSAPELRALLEKFVTSSDDLAYATLLNTEAKGISAGRIAPDVFLQRELERAFTAAREGRTYNGPPLSVDSGKEAHTMMLVSAPVLANGRFIGMIGVVVDLEFLITRLKEARAGDLKLVTYVVDRQGRLVAGATPEFATGQDMTRFEIVKDFVNTGGNARAIVTEEFNVTEDKEKIAMLGTYSLVPALKWAVIAQKPQREAYRAVNEMQRAAQLLALFAVLASIGISVFASRKITSPLKTLTESSRAIAKGDFSQRVHLKSRTEIGELAETFNVMSTDLERFVADLKRAAEENRTLFLSSIQMLAGAVDEKDPYTKGHSDRVTRYSVLLATEMGLVSEEVERIRISAQLHDVGKIGIEDRILKKPGALTPDEFEIMKTHTTKGATILRPVEMLKEMIPGIELHHESLDGRGYPYGLKGDAIPLMARVITVADTFDAMTTNRPYQAAMDPEYVVRIINSLASTKFDSRVVAAITSVFEKGKLRLHRAGVVTAEQAAAGPLPDSVPAVDPRM from the coding sequence ATGCCCGCGCGCATACCCATCGTGTATCTCATCCTGGGAGTGTTGATCCTGGTGAGCGTAGGGTCGCTTGGCTTCTATTACTGGCAGGTGGTGCCTCCCAATCGGGAGCGCCTGAAAACCAACGAGAAACTGTTGCAGAATACGGTCACCGGTTCACTCAGCGACGACATCACTCAGCGGCAGAACAACCTTCGCGCCATGCTAGGCAACCTCTCCTCGGCCGTCCAGGTGGCGAGCGGGGGGGACATCGCGGCGCAGAAGGTCAGCGCGCCCGAACTTCGCGCCCTGCTGGAGAAGTTCGTCACCTCCTCCGACGACCTGGCTTACGCCACCCTGCTGAACACCGAGGCCAAGGGCATCTCCGCCGGGCGTATCGCCCCGGACGTGTTCCTGCAGCGGGAGTTGGAGCGCGCCTTCACGGCGGCCCGCGAGGGACGCACCTACAACGGCCCGCCGCTCTCTGTGGACAGTGGGAAGGAAGCGCACACCATGATGCTGGTGAGCGCGCCGGTGCTGGCCAACGGCCGCTTCATCGGGATGATTGGCGTGGTGGTGGATTTGGAATTCCTAATCACGCGCCTGAAGGAAGCGCGCGCCGGCGACCTGAAGCTCGTGACCTACGTGGTGGACCGGCAGGGCCGGCTGGTTGCAGGGGCCACTCCCGAGTTTGCCACGGGCCAGGACATGACTCGCTTCGAAATCGTGAAGGACTTCGTGAACACTGGCGGCAACGCCCGGGCCATTGTGACCGAGGAATTCAACGTCACCGAAGACAAGGAGAAAATCGCCATGCTGGGCACCTACAGTCTCGTGCCCGCACTGAAGTGGGCGGTGATTGCGCAGAAACCGCAGCGCGAAGCCTACCGAGCGGTGAACGAGATGCAGCGGGCAGCGCAACTGCTGGCGCTGTTCGCGGTGCTAGCCAGCATAGGCATCAGCGTCTTCGCATCGCGCAAGATCACCTCGCCGCTGAAGACGCTGACCGAATCCAGCCGCGCCATCGCCAAGGGCGATTTCTCCCAGCGCGTGCACCTCAAGAGCCGTACCGAGATCGGCGAGCTGGCGGAAACTTTCAACGTCATGTCCACCGACCTGGAGCGCTTCGTCGCCGACCTGAAGCGCGCCGCGGAGGAGAACCGCACCCTGTTCCTGAGCTCCATCCAGATGCTGGCGGGCGCGGTGGACGAGAAGGACCCCTACACCAAGGGCCATTCCGACCGCGTCACCCGATACTCGGTGCTGCTGGCGACGGAGATGGGCCTGGTGAGCGAGGAGGTCGAGCGCATCCGCATCTCGGCGCAGTTGCACGACGTGGGCAAGATCGGCATCGAGGACCGCATCCTGAAGAAGCCCGGTGCGCTCACCCCGGACGAGTTCGAGATCATGAAGACGCACACCACCAAGGGCGCCACCATCCTGCGCCCGGTGGAGATGCTGAAGGAGATGATCCCCGGCATCGAGCTGCATCACGAATCGCTGGACGGCCGCGGCTATCCTTACGGGCTGAAGGGCGACGCCATCCCGCTGATGGCCCGCGTCATCACCGTGGCCGACACCTTCGACGCCATGACCACCAACCGTCCCTACCAGGCGGCGATGGACCCGGAGTATGTGGTGCGCATCATCAACTCGCTGGCCAGCACCAAGTTCGATTCCCGCGTGGTGGCGGCCATCACCTCCGTCTTCGAGAAGGGCAAGCTGCGCCTGCACCGCGCGGGCGTGGTCACCGCGGAGCAGGCGGCCGCGGGCCCGCTCCCGGATAGCGTCCCCGCAGTCGACCCGAGAATGTAA